The Melanotaenia boesemani isolate fMelBoe1 chromosome 17, fMelBoe1.pri, whole genome shotgun sequence genome segment TAAAAGAATACATATCTATACATCAGTTCCTTCAAATTTTCTGCATAAggacaatttttatttattttattttattttttggggggtgacatttgtaaatataatattgtattattttgtgaaaataattaaatactttaatGAAATTCTAATTACTTTACCCTTTGTAATTATATGTAGCTGTACACCTTTCTATGATAATGTATCTATATTTCAAGATACAAGTTATCAACTTATATCttgaatcttttatttattaattcattagaGGGATAAATTGCATTCATGTATCCTAATATTAAGGAGTGAGTGGAGGGTGTCGCTTAGTGTCAGAGAGGATTTGGGTCTCCCGTGATGCAGGTTGCATGTCAATTGGTTCCTCAAAAATtggttattacatttttatttccaagaaATTTACACCTTATATATGAAGTTTAGATTATATATAGTGAAGCTTGGTTATTTTTAATCCAAATTCCTAAGCAGCAAGTTTCAGTCTTCACAGGTACATTACATAAGGTCACAGCATGGGTGTAGGATTGGGCAGAAACGATAGGGACATGTCCTGACCCAGCTAATATAGTCATTGGTTCTTTTTTTGGATATAGTTTCATTAATTGCTTGGAATAATAAAAGTCTTAATTCAGTCCAAAAGTGTCTTTAGAAATGAGCCCTCAGTCCGTCAGAACCTGGTGAATGATTAAGAGCTAGAATCTTTAATTCTTAGTTCCTcatgacatttttctttgtagGTTTCATAGCTGAAATGAGATTCTGTATTTTTTCAGAGAAAGCTGCTGCACCTGTAGCTGAAAATGATGAAGAATCaaacatattataaaatttaaatatttctcttttgATGTTACCTGGATTTGTAGTTTCATGTCCTTTGATCAGTAATGAGTTGATAGCATTGTATGCCTGcctacatttttctgtttgtttcaccTTCCTCCATTCATTTGACTCTGCAGCTTACATACGCtcttcagctttttaaatgtaatgatCTTCTAAATCAGACTGCAAAGCAATAATCTTCCATTGGTCCTCTGCATTCCTAGTTGATCTAGGATATGAGAGAAGTTAATTTGTAATGTTggtttctttgatttttctttccatagctaatttttttctaaacattattgtgtattttctaATGTTAAATTTCAAATATTCCCATTTTGAGATAGCTGAGCTCAGATGATCTTTAGTAATctcttctgttattttttatgttcttacAATATTATAcactatttatatatatatatatatatatatatatatatatatatatatatatatatatatagatagatagatagatagatcagtAACCATACCTGTTACTGTAATAACACGAAGAGGAAgagaatattttattattatcattaacattatttaggaataataataataataataataataataataataataatgacccgtccagggtgtacctgcctctcacctgctaaatgctgggataagctccagcttccccgcgacacTTAATAGACGAACTTGTGTAGataatggatgaatgggtgtTTGCATTTCCTGTGTGAATTAACGCACGGACTTCATCTCCCATGAAGCACTGCGGGTTTAAATGCGCGTACCGAcgaaaccatggcaacaagtcAGTCACTGCAGAGCACTGAGTCAGCTCTGCGCTCCGTCGGCTTTATGACTTCTTTAGCTGGTTGTTGGTGAAGACTGGACGTCCAATGTCAACTTAAGTGCAAACCTTTTAAGAAATACACACGAGCTACATTCGCTCGGCTCGGAACACGCATCCACCTTCCAGACGTTATTCCATCATCGGCTTTTTGTTTGGATTGGTTTAGCTAGGTTAACTTTGCTAACTGATAAACGTAGTTTTTCGATCAGCCCCGAGGCTTTTCGGTTTACAGAGACCTTGAAAGAGGATGCCGGAGTCAATTAAAGTAACAGGTAATGTAATATTTGTCTTATATgggaaaatactgaaaatattgtcttaaaaatgtatataatgataacttaaaaaaaagtgactacCATTCTATCACGGTCGATAACTTTAATATGACCTAATACTTCATATAAGCCTCGGTGATCTGTTGGTTAAGATGTTATTACCAGGTAAACGATGATCATCaacaaaattaattatattttaaattgagCTCCTTTTGATATATATCTGTATATACTACATAAACTACATAGTGTTTTGTAGAGCTATTCTATCATATATATACCTTAATACTATAAGAGCTGTATCCCTCACATTTATATGATTTAATTTCCTATATGCATTTTAGTTACGCTCACATTCAGAGCGTAAGTTTATTTTAGAATCAATAATAACCCGTAATGTCAGTGTTAATTGATCTGTTAGGTAATCATATTTGATTTTGTGACTGAGCACACTGATGATGCTCCAGTTTGTTCAATCCAATCTTCCAGTTTAGAGGTTGTGTGGATTCCTCTTCAGTTCTCCTGTCCAAACACAGCCTGTGTTAACTGGGATTATATCCACCTTAAAATTACAAAGCCCTTCACTCTGGAGACTTGATGAGGCTCATTTCTGCCGTTAATCTGGGAAAATGACTTGTGAAAGTGAAAACTGCCTTGTCACATAGCAGCATTAAAAGAGATGGCATATTTGGAGTCATGAcgcaaagaaaagagagaaaaaaaacttacaggGATGTAAGGAATGTTGTTTGAATGACACTGATTGCAACTGATGTCGTTATTcctttgttgtttctgttttaacgTGTCATAAGAATCTAAATTTATCCTGTGTTGATAAGAGGATTAGTCTATCTAGTTAGCTGTTAACGGTCTGCACGTGAGCATGATCCTAAAGCATAAAACAGTTTACTATGCTCCCTTTTTggtctctttcttctttcagaaAGACTCCACTGGCCAGAGATGGATATGTCAAAGAAGTACATCTTTAACTCTGCTAATAAAGTGGTGAGTCCAAGTCAAGTGTGCCTAGAAAAGATTTCTTTCTCCGTCCGCAAAGGACTACTTGGCTCTGGCTCTAACAGCTACAATGTCCTGCTGcaagctgaggaggaggaaaagaagaagaaccagaaGCTGTCCCCATGCAAGAGGCCAAAGACATCACTGAAATGTGGTGCCACGTCTAGTAAAAGAAACCGTCCAGGTGTAGCTCATAGAAAGGCTCGTGTTCCAGGTGGTGGAGGTGGTAAACCTGGACAGACAAACCGGGTCCTGACAGTCAGCAACTCAGCTCTCCTTAAGCCGGCACAGAACATTGCAGTAGTTGGCAGCACAATGGACTTAACCCCTCGTGCTGTTCCACAGCTCAGGAAAATCTGGATCCCCAACTTGCATTGTACTAAACTTCCCTCTTTGCACAGAACAGCAATCACACAGGAGGTGGACAGTGCCAAGAAGCTCTGCATTCTTTCAGCCATCAAGCCGTCAAATGttgagaaggagaaggagaaattCTTCAAGTCTGACTTCAGCTACAATCCACAGTTTGAGTACAGCAACCCTGTTTCTCAGCTAGTCCTGGAACGGCATAACAATGCCTCAGATCGCTTCCTGACACAGGTAAGGACATCAGGAACATGTTTTCTATCAAACATGTCTGAAACTTTTGTTAAAGAAAGTTATATGTCTGTCtgagaagaacaaaaacaatggtCCTCTACAGCTGGAGAACATAACAGTGAAAgccaatttatattttttatgtatttgaatGGTCTTTGAGAGTATTGAGAtgagatgattttttttgttatgacATGACATTTGTTATGCTATTGCTTCCTTTCTTTAATAAGTTCAAAATAAACCATTCTAAGGCTGGGCAATATGAACCAAATTACATATCTTGATATTTTATACCTGAATCACAGTATAAGATACATATCTcgatataattttttttgtcaagtaaccaaagagactgTTGTAATTTACGGCCTTGAATGCTAAATGCAACACCAGCTGAGTGAAATGAAAGTAGCtgtacattaaattaaatgctctttaaagaaaacaaatgaaaaatacttttcactGACCATAACAAACATTCTGCACTGCGTGTGAAAAAGTCTCAATATATCTGAAAATCTCGCTATATTGCCCAactctcattcattcattcattcattcattcattcattcattcattcattcatttgataAGGTCTGTTTTAGAAGATGCTAACAAAACCAGAAGTTATCTTCGTTATCTGAACTGTTTGCCACTTTAGTGTGTGTCATACAAAGATAAGGTGTTGCAGCACTACAAAAATAACTCCAAGACCCCATTGTTTGTGCACACTATAACCAGTCAGCACTACAGTCTACTAGAATCAGCTTCCGATGCAGCGACAGGCCATTCATCACGACTACAGCACCATCCCCTGTGCTTACGGTGCTGCTGAGCTGGCTGGTTTGAGATCAGCAACCTTCATGCTGCACGGCAGCTGTGGAAGTTGATGCTGCAGTCGCAAAGACTCGTCTGCCAAAGCTTCGTAGCGTCAGAGAAGATCACAGCTGATAAGTTAAAGCCTGTTATGCAGTGAAAGCGAAATATGAAATATGAGATAAACTGGTTAAGGAACAAATTCACAGTTCTTTGTTTTACAAacactgtacatttaattaaaGCTTCCTCAGTGAAAGGGAAAAGGCTCTGGTGTGCTGCTTCAGGTTATTTTAGTAACATGAGTACTCAGTAAGATAAGGGAAAAGTTAAGTGAGGTCAGCAGGAAAATGCAGGAAGATGATACCTCAGAGAATGTTTATGTTACTGGATTCtggctgtgtttttatttatttttttccgtTCAGAAACATCCAGTCCTGACTCAGAGGGAGGTTTGTGTCCCATGTGTCTTGTGTGTCCCATGTGAGAAAAGAACTGGTGCCATCAGACATGTGTGGCTTTCCCGGCCAACTCCTCTCACAATCACCAAGCATTACATAAGATCATTGCCTCGTACAGCTCAACCAAACCAAACATCAAAGATTGTCCCTGGTCACAGACACATAAACACTATGAATCTCATCTCTTGCAGGCGGTGCACATCTTGGAACTCGCCTTGGGCAGATATGGCAGCTATGAGAAGTTTGAGCAAGTAACCGGGGGCAACCTCCTCTCCAAGAGTCGCATCTGGCACAACGTTAAGAAATACATGGAGAAGGAGGGCTGTATGGGGGAGGTAAGAGGACAATTTTCCTCTCAGTTTCCATTTCATCTCAGTTggatttaaacacacaaaactcaTTAAGAGACTGTAAGTTGGGGTGGTATTTTCCCATGGCTGCCTCTGCAGAGTGATAGTGTGTCATATTGGATTTGTGCATTGTCTTTAGAGCGCGGCACACAACCACTCATAGACTGTAAGTGAATTTGCTCCAGGGAGGAAGTAAGACCTCACAAAGAGTTGCTGCTTCACTTCAGTCATTTTTCACTTTGCCTGTGTAGAGCTGATTTATGTAACCAAACCATTCATGTTACATCACCATGTTAATAATGTTCCACTGAACACACGATTCCACATACACGCGTACCTTCCTATGCTAGTGAGTCTAAATATATGAGAAAGTGAAGAGGAAATACACAGGACTGTATTAGAAGTGAAAGCTGCAGATCTGTGTCGCTGTGTCCTTATTCCTATCACAGTTTTATTTGTGCGTCAGAAATGTATCCAGATACTTAAAGACATGCTTCCAATGTACAACCCCAATTCTAAAAAAGTTGGGActctataaaatgtaaataaaaccacaattttattcccaataaaagataaacaacatatcagatgttgaaagtgaaattttaccattttatggaaaatataagcTGATAGTAAATCTGAtagcagcaacacgtctgtaaaaagtagttccagggtgatgttcggcacggagtaaaaagtagttccagggtgatgttcggcacggtgtaaaaagtagttccagggtgacgttcgacacggtctaaaaagtagttctagggtgacgttcggcacggtgtaaaaagtagttccagggtgatgttcagcatggtgtcaaaagtagttccagggtgatgttcagcatggtgtaaaaagtagttccagggtgatgttcagcatggtgtcaaaagtagttccagggtgatgttcagcatggtgtcaaaagtagttccagggtgatgttcagcatggtgtaaaaagtagttccagggtgatgttcggcatggtgtaaaaagtagttccagggtggtctTCAGCATGTtgtcaaaagtagttccagggtggtgttcagcatggtgtcaaaagtagttccagggtgatgttcggcacggtgtaaaaagtagttccagggtgatgttcggcacggtgtaaaaagtagttccagggtgatgttcggcatggtgtaaaaagtagttccagggtggtgttcagcacggtgtaaaaagtagttccagggtgatgttcggcatggtgtcaaaagtagttccagggtgatgttcagcatggtgtaagaagtagttccagggtggtgttcagcatggtgtaaaaagtagttccagggtgatgtt includes the following:
- the si:dkey-222b8.4 gene encoding uncharacterized protein KIAA0895 yields the protein MPESIKVTERLHWPEMDMSKKYIFNSANKVVSPSQVCLEKISFSVRKGLLGSGSNSYNVLLQAEEEEKKKNQKLSPCKRPKTSLKCGATSSKRNRPGVAHRKARVPGGGGGKPGQTNRVLTVSNSALLKPAQNIAVVGSTMDLTPRAVPQLRKIWIPNLHCTKLPSLHRTAITQEVDSAKKLCILSAIKPSNVEKEKEKFFKSDFSYNPQFEYSNPVSQLVLERHNNASDRFLTQAVHILELALGRYGSYEKFEQVTGGNLLSKSRIWHNVKKYMEKEGCMGEIVVQVTDDLLSRASMTVANSRPTLTINISTAREHWLEGMLRHEIGTHYFRGINNCHQPWNSSLGRKKHNLKPLNPTEEGLASIHSVLFRKDPTLWRAALLYYTVYQASHMSFSQLFHNLGRFVQDPNTRWDYCVRAKRGQTDTAQPGCFSKDQVYLDGVLKILRYRDEIDFPLLMALGKVSFEDVDRLKAIAHMENVRIPHFMQDQVRYAEQLTKIMVINQLTDEELKTII